A genome region from Arachidicoccus soli includes the following:
- a CDS encoding GDSL-type esterase/lipase family protein: protein MNKRLIVIALMGMAFSVKAQHKLIQLDHNKAGNEDNPMMTVFAVDPMVQSTGTAVVLLPGSISNKTDNSKIAEWLSTKGVSSFLIDYGPLNEKNLGIMTMAKADGLSAIAYLRNHAADYKLLSNHIGLLGFSDAGHAAASIALDHNTNSFPDFVGIINPHFSKSALNDFQSTSPPLFIAAAANASEAKGLKDVDLYKDLSHTGQSTEFHLYAKENNFLFDTASGSWNNCFANWLKEEGFLTPLSQEETPAKKTAEGWANLKKYYDNLIYTDWPWLSKYKDANANLIASGQKENKVVFLGNSITENWYNIDSAFFKRNNYIGRGIGGQVSGQMLVRFREDVINLHPKIVVILAGTNDIAENRGPITIENSFGNIVSMVELARVNGIKPILCSVLPASDFPWHHGLNPAPKIIQLNKMLKEYANKNHISYVDYWSAMVNGKDGLKAKWAQDGFVHPNLIGYKVMEPLVKAAIDKALK from the coding sequence ATGAATAAAAGATTAATAGTAATTGCCTTAATGGGTATGGCTTTTTCTGTAAAAGCGCAGCACAAATTGATTCAATTAGATCATAACAAGGCCGGTAATGAAGACAATCCTATGATGACAGTATTTGCTGTTGATCCCATGGTACAGTCAACAGGTACAGCAGTCGTCCTGTTACCCGGGAGCATTTCAAATAAAACCGATAATAGTAAGATAGCCGAATGGCTCAGTACAAAAGGCGTTAGTTCCTTTTTAATAGATTATGGACCATTGAATGAGAAAAATTTGGGAATTATGACTATGGCAAAAGCTGATGGGCTTTCAGCAATTGCTTATTTACGAAACCACGCAGCCGATTATAAATTATTATCAAATCATATTGGCCTTTTAGGCTTTTCGGATGCCGGCCATGCTGCCGCTTCCATTGCTCTTGATCATAACACAAATAGTTTTCCTGATTTTGTAGGGATAATTAATCCGCATTTCTCGAAGTCGGCATTAAATGATTTCCAATCTACTTCCCCGCCATTATTCATCGCTGCAGCTGCAAATGCATCAGAAGCAAAAGGATTAAAAGATGTAGATTTATATAAGGATCTGTCGCATACCGGACAATCTACAGAATTTCATCTATATGCTAAAGAAAATAATTTCTTATTTGATACCGCTTCTGGCAGCTGGAACAATTGCTTTGCCAACTGGCTGAAAGAAGAAGGCTTCTTGACCCCCTTAAGCCAGGAAGAAACGCCAGCAAAAAAAACAGCTGAAGGTTGGGCTAATCTTAAGAAATATTATGATAACCTGATCTATACAGACTGGCCCTGGCTTTCAAAATACAAAGATGCGAATGCAAATCTAATAGCATCAGGACAGAAAGAAAATAAGGTGGTCTTTTTAGGAAACTCCATAACCGAAAATTGGTATAATATCGATTCTGCATTCTTCAAAAGGAATAATTATATAGGTAGGGGTATTGGAGGGCAGGTCTCCGGGCAAATGCTGGTGCGTTTCAGAGAGGATGTGATAAACTTACACCCAAAGATCGTCGTGATTTTGGCCGGCACCAATGATATTGCGGAAAATAGAGGCCCTATCACTATAGAGAATAGTTTTGGAAATATTGTTTCAATGGTTGAATTGGCAAGAGTTAATGGAATCAAGCCTATTTTATGCTCAGTACTTCCTGCTTCGGATTTTCCCTGGCACCATGGTTTAAACCCTGCTCCTAAAATTATTCAACTAAATAAGATGCTGAAAGAATATGCGAATAAGAATCATATTTCCTATGTAGATTATTGGTCTGCAATGGTTAATGGTAAGGATGGATTAAAAGCAAAATGGGCTCAAGATGGTTTTGTACACCCCAACCTGATAGGCTACAAAGTGATGGAGCCGCTGGTAAAAGCTGCAATAGATAAAGCATTAAAGTAA
- a CDS encoding sialate O-acetylesterase gives MYRLFLITSVCIFSSFSLSAKVTLPALFADNMVLQQQSDASVWGWASPGEQITVIGSWNHHAVSTKANAEGSFILKIKTPIAGGPYTLTIKGTQTIVLHNVMIGEVWICSGQSNMEFPLQGWPPVAPMLNSAQEIKNARHPNIRLFTVKRDIALSPQKNCAGSWSACDPASVAPFSATAYFFGRALYQKLKVPIGLIETCWGGTVAEAWTSGSALRKLGDFDSAINKLDSLKPFVNKMTKQYYADEAAWQRASVFINSTLKNTHLDDASWKKMLLPTLWEKAGYPNLDGIVWFRKTINIPASWAGKALQLELGPIDDNDITWFNGNKIGATDGWMDPRSYTIPGDMVKAGKNVIAIRVADTGGNGGIYGAKDALNIHLAGSSSDEGINLSGNWKYKIAFVKNTIPLITQNPNNPTVLYNGMIAPLLPFAIRGAIWYQGESNVGRGTQYAKLFPDMIQDWRNRWKEGNFPFYFVQIAPYPYGGDGKKSAAIRDAQRRTLQLPNTGMAVTLDIGDTTNIHPSHKQEVGRRLALWALAKTYGEKNMVYSGPLYKHMKVEGSEITLSFDYCDGGLVAKGGRLNDFEIAGADGIFVPATATIKGDKVIVFATSIKHPKAVRYGWSDNAEPHLFNKTGLPASTFITNASYYRSY, from the coding sequence ATGTATAGGTTATTTTTAATTACGTCTGTATGTATATTTTCTTCTTTCTCCCTGTCTGCAAAAGTGACTTTACCTGCTCTTTTTGCGGATAATATGGTCTTGCAACAACAATCTGATGCCTCTGTCTGGGGTTGGGCGTCGCCCGGAGAGCAGATAACGGTCATCGGCAGTTGGAATCATCATGCTGTAAGCACAAAAGCAAATGCAGAAGGATCTTTTATTTTAAAGATAAAAACACCGATAGCGGGTGGTCCTTATACGCTAACGATAAAAGGAACTCAAACAATTGTATTGCATAACGTAATGATAGGAGAAGTATGGATATGTTCGGGGCAATCAAATATGGAGTTTCCACTTCAAGGCTGGCCCCCTGTCGCTCCGATGCTGAATTCTGCTCAAGAAATTAAAAATGCCCGTCATCCGAATATTCGCTTGTTTACGGTAAAGCGCGATATTGCGCTTTCGCCCCAGAAAAATTGTGCAGGTAGCTGGTCAGCATGTGATCCAGCATCTGTTGCACCTTTTAGTGCTACTGCCTATTTCTTTGGACGGGCTCTCTATCAAAAATTAAAAGTACCCATTGGCTTAATTGAAACCTGCTGGGGTGGCACTGTTGCTGAAGCCTGGACAAGCGGCAGCGCTTTGAGAAAGCTGGGAGATTTTGACAGCGCAATCAACAAATTAGACTCTTTAAAGCCATTTGTAAATAAAATGACGAAGCAATACTATGCGGATGAGGCAGCTTGGCAAAGGGCATCGGTATTTATAAACAGCACATTGAAAAATACTCATTTGGATGATGCTTCTTGGAAAAAAATGTTACTGCCTACCCTTTGGGAAAAGGCGGGCTATCCAAATCTGGATGGTATTGTTTGGTTTCGAAAGACAATAAATATTCCGGCTTCCTGGGCTGGTAAAGCATTACAATTAGAATTAGGGCCTATCGATGATAATGATATTACTTGGTTTAATGGCAATAAAATAGGAGCCACTGATGGCTGGATGGATCCAAGATCCTATACCATACCGGGTGACATGGTGAAAGCAGGCAAAAATGTAATCGCCATAAGAGTGGCTGACACTGGCGGGAATGGCGGCATATATGGCGCAAAAGATGCGCTGAATATTCATCTTGCTGGAAGTTCTTCTGATGAGGGTATCAATCTTTCAGGTAATTGGAAATACAAAATAGCTTTTGTTAAGAATACGATTCCGCTGATCACCCAAAACCCGAATAATCCTACAGTCCTTTACAATGGGATGATTGCGCCCTTATTGCCTTTTGCAATAAGGGGCGCTATTTGGTACCAAGGTGAATCCAATGTTGGCAGAGGTACACAATACGCCAAACTCTTCCCCGATATGATTCAGGACTGGCGTAATAGGTGGAAAGAAGGTAATTTCCCCTTTTATTTTGTGCAGATTGCACCCTATCCTTATGGAGGGGATGGAAAGAAATCTGCGGCAATCCGGGACGCCCAAAGAAGAACATTGCAGTTACCAAATACCGGCATGGCAGTAACGCTGGATATAGGCGATACTACAAACATCCACCCTTCGCACAAACAGGAAGTAGGCAGGCGTCTGGCACTTTGGGCATTAGCAAAAACTTATGGAGAAAAGAATATGGTATATTCAGGGCCGCTTTACAAACACATGAAAGTAGAGGGTAGTGAAATTACGCTTTCCTTCGATTATTGTGATGGTGGTTTGGTGGCAAAAGGTGGTCGTTTGAATGATTTTGAGATAGCAGGAGCGGACGGAATATTTGTGCCTGCTACAGCTACGATCAAAGGAGATAAGGTAATCGTATTTGCGACATCCATTAAGCATCCTAAAGCCGTGCGCTACGGTTGGTCAGATAATGCAGAACCACATTTATTCAATAAAACCGGATTGCCGGCATCGACATTTATTACGAACGCCTCTTATTACCGGTCCTATTAA
- a CDS encoding SGNH/GDSL hydrolase family protein has translation MKKIIALLGAVAILGLTTQAQNVEPFKKGDRITFVGNSITHGFHYHSYVWLYYMTHFPDRRIQIFNCGIGGDVAGQMYKRLNSDVFAKKPTVIFLTFGMNDAGYYDFLKPNAQELANENVEKSYESYKKIEKRFQEYPQIKKVIMSGPPFDETVKLKSQNFPEKNEAMLRIDSFQEASAKANGWGYIDLGRPMTAINLREQKKDSTFTLEGSGRIHPDDDGHLVMASLILKAQGLAGKDVADIHIDAKAKKINKQGNCTISNLKVSSGKLQFDYLAKSLPFPVDTIVRGWEETKPSSDALKVIPFMKEFDNELLVVKNLSAAKYVLKIDGQKIGEWSSTDLANGINLAKQKNTPEYQQASEIMELNEERWSIEKGTRDYLWVEYSFLQDKGMLFQDDMAALDTVRVGAATNPFVRGNMGAYIAGHYKSVRDVWKEEMKLIVDKIYAINKPVNHVITIEKVG, from the coding sequence ATGAAAAAGATAATTGCACTTTTGGGTGCGGTGGCTATTTTAGGATTGACGACTCAAGCTCAAAATGTTGAGCCTTTTAAAAAAGGAGATCGAATAACTTTTGTAGGTAATAGTATTACCCATGGGTTTCATTACCACTCATATGTATGGTTGTATTATATGACACATTTCCCGGATAGGAGAATTCAAATATTTAATTGTGGCATTGGCGGCGATGTAGCCGGTCAGATGTATAAAAGGCTGAATAGCGATGTTTTTGCAAAAAAGCCTACTGTGATTTTCCTCACTTTCGGCATGAATGATGCCGGTTATTACGATTTTTTGAAACCCAATGCGCAGGAACTTGCAAACGAGAATGTAGAAAAATCATATGAATCCTATAAAAAAATTGAAAAACGTTTCCAAGAATATCCGCAAATAAAAAAAGTGATTATGTCCGGACCTCCATTTGATGAAACTGTCAAGTTGAAAAGTCAAAACTTTCCGGAAAAAAATGAAGCAATGCTAAGGATCGACAGTTTCCAAGAAGCTTCTGCAAAAGCAAACGGTTGGGGATATATAGACCTTGGCCGCCCAATGACTGCAATTAATTTAAGAGAACAGAAAAAAGATTCAACTTTTACTTTGGAAGGTTCTGGTCGCATTCATCCAGACGATGATGGACATTTAGTAATGGCCTCTCTCATCCTTAAAGCGCAAGGGCTGGCAGGGAAAGATGTTGCTGATATACATATAGATGCCAAAGCCAAAAAAATAAATAAACAAGGGAACTGTACGATCTCTAATTTAAAAGTTTCATCCGGAAAATTGCAGTTTGACTATTTGGCAAAATCCTTACCATTCCCAGTGGATACAATCGTTCGAGGTTGGGAAGAAACAAAACCATCTTCAGATGCTTTAAAGGTGATACCATTTATGAAAGAGTTTGATAATGAACTTTTGGTGGTTAAAAATTTATCTGCGGCAAAATATGTTTTGAAAATAGATGGTCAGAAAATAGGAGAGTGGTCCTCTACTGATTTGGCGAATGGAATTAACTTAGCTAAACAAAAAAATACGCCGGAATATCAACAAGCTTCAGAAATCATGGAGCTGAATGAGGAGCGTTGGAGTATAGAAAAAGGTACACGTGATTATCTGTGGGTTGAGTATTCATTCTTACAAGATAAGGGAATGCTTTTTCAAGATGATATGGCTGCCTTAGATACTGTTAGAGTAGGCGCTGCGACCAATCCATTTGTGCGGGGTAATATGGGTGCTTATATAGCCGGTCATTATAAATCGGTTCGGGATGTTTGGAAGGAAGAAATGAAATTAATTGTAGATAAAATATATGCAATTAATAAGCCCGTTAACCACGTGATTACAATTGAAAAAGTGGGATAG
- a CDS encoding GH92 family glycosyl hydrolase, producing the protein MKRILSFAILSIIGLNLQAQENEPVNYVNPFIGASTSVGDAGIYHGLGKTFPGATTPYGLVQVSPNTITGGDNGSGYSYEHTSIEGFAFTQMSGVGWYGDLGNFLVMPSTGRLNTFSGTLADPSLGYRSTYDKKSEKASAGYYSVFLNKYKIKAEMTATPHCGMLRFTFPENKNARIQIDLARRVGGTSTLQYIKIVNSHTIEGWMKCDSTGGGWGDGVGKADYTVYFYAQFDKPLKDYGVWSADIPADWSRKLEDVTSHKYQQRIADATIIKNIKEYKGRHLGFFTNFSTSDNEVIKMKSGISFVSMEGAKENLEKEIKNWDFDAVHQKARKLWNDALQKIKIEGGTRNEKTVFYTALYHTMIDPRIASDVDGKYTGGGDKIYQEKGFKKRTIFSGWDVFRAQMPLQTIINPSLVNDLINSLLTLGQQSNKAYFSRWELLNAYSGCMLGNPAVAVLADAYVKNIRGYNTDLAYKFAVNSVEKFGNGKKGYSTGGTGVSNTLEYAYNDWCVSVLASLMHKPKDAQKYNAEGQDYKNIFDPSVKWFRPRNEDGSWEAWPKDGRLAQGYGTMESNLYQQGWFVPQDIHGMIALMGGKQKVKEDLIHLFEKTPSNFMWNNYYNQANEPVHHVPFLFNRVDAPWLTQKWTRIICKNAYLNSVEGLVGNEDVGQMSAWYVLAASGIYPICPGNPRYEITSPVFNKITFQLDRQYATGKNFTIIAHSNSPKNIYIQSAKLNGMTYDKCYINYPDIVKGGTLELFMSDKPNRQWGKN; encoded by the coding sequence ATGAAACGAATTTTAAGTTTTGCAATTCTTTCCATTATCGGATTGAATCTGCAAGCACAAGAGAATGAACCAGTAAACTATGTCAACCCTTTCATTGGTGCAAGCACAAGTGTGGGCGATGCAGGGATCTATCATGGGTTAGGTAAAACTTTTCCCGGGGCTACCACACCTTACGGGCTTGTTCAGGTCAGCCCTAATACAATTACAGGTGGTGATAATGGCTCCGGCTATAGTTACGAACATACCAGCATCGAAGGCTTTGCTTTTACACAAATGAGCGGCGTCGGTTGGTATGGAGATTTAGGAAATTTTCTGGTAATGCCTTCGACAGGGAGATTAAATACATTCTCGGGAACCTTGGCCGATCCAAGCCTGGGCTATCGTTCCACCTATGATAAAAAATCAGAGAAAGCTTCCGCGGGATATTATAGTGTCTTTCTGAATAAGTATAAAATTAAAGCGGAGATGACAGCGACGCCACATTGTGGTATGTTGCGTTTTACATTTCCAGAAAATAAGAATGCAAGAATTCAAATAGACCTAGCCCGAAGAGTAGGAGGTACTTCCACACTTCAGTATATTAAAATAGTAAACAGTCATACAATTGAAGGTTGGATGAAATGCGATTCAACCGGCGGCGGCTGGGGAGATGGTGTGGGTAAGGCCGACTATACTGTTTATTTTTATGCGCAGTTTGATAAGCCTTTGAAAGATTATGGCGTATGGAGTGCGGATATTCCAGCGGACTGGAGCAGAAAACTGGAAGATGTAACGAGTCATAAATATCAACAAAGGATTGCTGATGCAACTATCATTAAAAATATTAAAGAATATAAAGGCAGACATCTTGGATTTTTTACCAATTTTTCCACTTCAGATAATGAAGTTATAAAAATGAAATCCGGCATTTCTTTCGTGAGCATGGAGGGTGCAAAAGAAAATCTGGAGAAGGAAATAAAAAATTGGGATTTTGACGCTGTTCATCAGAAGGCAAGAAAACTATGGAATGATGCTTTACAAAAAATAAAGATAGAAGGGGGCACTAGAAATGAAAAAACGGTATTTTATACGGCACTTTATCATACAATGATAGATCCAAGAATTGCTTCCGATGTCGACGGAAAATATACAGGCGGAGGTGATAAAATATATCAAGAAAAAGGATTTAAGAAAAGAACCATCTTTAGCGGCTGGGATGTATTTAGGGCACAGATGCCATTACAAACTATTATAAACCCGTCATTGGTAAACGACTTGATAAACTCTCTCCTTACATTAGGGCAGCAATCCAATAAAGCCTATTTTTCAAGATGGGAGCTATTAAATGCTTACTCTGGTTGTATGCTGGGGAATCCTGCTGTGGCTGTATTAGCCGATGCTTATGTAAAAAATATCAGAGGATACAATACAGATCTGGCCTATAAATTCGCTGTAAATAGTGTAGAGAAATTTGGCAATGGAAAGAAAGGTTATTCTACCGGTGGTACTGGCGTTTCCAATACCTTAGAATATGCTTATAATGATTGGTGCGTATCGGTACTAGCATCCTTAATGCACAAACCGAAAGATGCTCAGAAGTATAATGCTGAAGGACAGGATTATAAAAACATTTTTGACCCTTCGGTAAAATGGTTCAGACCACGCAACGAAGATGGAAGTTGGGAGGCTTGGCCAAAAGATGGTAGATTGGCACAGGGTTATGGCACCATGGAAAGCAATCTTTATCAGCAGGGTTGGTTTGTCCCACAGGATATACATGGCATGATCGCCTTAATGGGTGGTAAGCAAAAAGTCAAAGAAGATCTGATTCATCTTTTTGAAAAGACACCTTCTAATTTTATGTGGAATAACTATTATAATCAGGCAAATGAACCCGTGCATCATGTACCCTTTTTATTTAATCGCGTAGATGCCCCTTGGCTTACACAGAAATGGACAAGGATTATTTGTAAAAATGCCTATCTTAATTCTGTCGAAGGATTGGTGGGAAACGAAGATGTGGGACAAATGTCTGCCTGGTATGTTCTGGCTGCCAGCGGCATATATCCAATCTGTCCCGGCAACCCACGTTATGAAATTACTTCACCTGTTTTTAATAAAATTACTTTCCAATTAGATCGTCAATATGCAACAGGCAAGAACTTTACAATAATTGCACACTCCAATTCTCCCAAGAATATTTACATTCAAAGTGCTAAGCTTAACGGAATGACATACGATAAATGTTATATAAACTATCCTGATATTGTGAAGGGTGGCACATTAGAACTATTTATGTCTGATAAGCCGAATAGACAATGGGGAAAGAATTAA
- a CDS encoding alpha/beta hydrolase has product MKKPKAIIWLLLLFFTLTSVSKAATVDTISVYSQAMSRNVKSVIVLPQGYSNDTKYPVVYLLHGFSGNYSDWITKVPAIKDYADQYHFIIVCPDGGFAGWYFDSPIEKNNQYETYITKELLHWVDKHYSTINNRKGRAILGLSMGGHGALFLAFKHQDLYGATGSMSGAVDITGLANSFGIAELLGPYSKFPQRWKEHSVIGLTNLLVNDSLKIIIDCGASDFLYQENLALHKKLLYDKIDHDFLTRPGSHTWEYWAGSVQYELLFIHNYFISKNDSTFSN; this is encoded by the coding sequence ATGAAAAAACCTAAAGCAATTATCTGGTTATTACTTCTTTTTTTTACGCTAACCAGTGTTTCAAAAGCGGCTACCGTAGATACGATCTCGGTTTACAGCCAAGCGATGAGCAGAAATGTCAAATCTGTCATTGTCCTTCCCCAGGGGTATTCTAATGATACAAAATATCCAGTTGTATATTTATTGCATGGATTTTCCGGAAATTACTCCGATTGGATAACTAAAGTGCCTGCCATAAAAGATTATGCAGACCAATATCATTTTATCATTGTCTGCCCAGATGGCGGATTTGCGGGCTGGTACTTTGATAGCCCCATAGAAAAAAACAATCAATATGAGACCTATATTACCAAGGAACTACTGCATTGGGTGGATAAACATTATTCCACTATTAACAACCGGAAAGGGAGGGCCATTCTTGGGTTAAGCATGGGTGGGCATGGCGCCTTGTTTTTGGCTTTCAAACATCAGGATTTATATGGTGCAACGGGCAGCATGAGCGGTGCCGTAGATATTACAGGCCTCGCTAATTCATTTGGGATCGCAGAACTTCTGGGGCCCTACAGCAAATTCCCTCAGCGATGGAAAGAGCATAGTGTAATTGGCCTTACAAATTTGTTGGTCAATGATTCTTTGAAGATAATTATAGATTGTGGTGCGAGTGATTTTTTGTATCAGGAAAACCTTGCCCTGCACAAGAAACTTTTGTATGATAAAATTGATCATGATTTTCTTACCAGGCCAGGGAGTCATACCTGGGAATATTGGGCGGGCTCTGTTCAATATGAATTATTATTTATACACAATTATTTTATAAGTAAAAACGATAGTACGTTTTCTAATTAA
- a CDS encoding RICIN domain-containing protein — protein MKKIVLVLSSLLVFTACSLKNEYGIAAYTKPKNANDSLRADTLNTDYAVYTFSNVDSRKLMEVAGDTLQNEKYNDGAKIVQRKSYNRSGAIAGWQSWYVIYNSTSKGIKYYYIRNVFSGKMLDAQSSAINAQLQQSAQLNTGVDEQLWSLQRIGNTQNYRIINKANGLAVENSKKSVDSIPVVLQTLNDSAVQRWTLSLQPAVTYRDDQVVGFFNRNNPSLGSVAFDEGLSIPLEWGANKGKDLWITQDAWDGSALQSNNKFKCTDFFQYRNSVMIQPSRTDWNPNDTKNMTRVGSLQNRPKQIFDIIPNTEWAWPSAGVEIGNHVYVQCGEGNGLGPIVSQSLYDLTEAPNYLWSVKRTTPAGMTNEVQINYSAGMVKDTVAGYVYVFGTMATSFGYTLNVYVARFPITDPMTWTFWNGSSWATTPDSGNEASIASELGTAYVTYVKGKYVLVTMDQGFNCGDATRNIYVATSNSPTGAFTSRKEVYTITEYLYGSYARYYTVSIHPEFDNGHNELLVTYCLNFSGCAVNYCVNGFIDPYFYRVKGIRIPYNVIGL, from the coding sequence ATGAAGAAAATTGTTTTAGTTTTAAGCTCCTTACTTGTGTTTACAGCTTGTAGTTTAAAGAACGAATATGGGATAGCGGCATATACAAAACCCAAAAATGCAAATGACTCTTTAAGAGCTGATACATTAAATACGGACTATGCTGTTTACACATTTTCAAATGTTGACTCTAGAAAACTAATGGAGGTGGCGGGTGATACGCTACAAAACGAAAAGTATAATGATGGCGCTAAAATTGTTCAAAGGAAATCCTACAACAGAAGTGGTGCGATAGCTGGTTGGCAAAGCTGGTATGTAATTTATAATTCGACTTCCAAAGGCATAAAGTATTATTATATCCGCAATGTTTTTAGTGGTAAAATGTTAGATGCCCAAAGTTCAGCTATCAACGCTCAACTACAACAATCGGCCCAACTAAATACAGGGGTGGATGAACAGTTATGGAGCTTGCAAAGAATAGGCAATACACAGAATTACAGAATAATTAATAAAGCAAACGGCTTGGCCGTTGAGAATTCAAAAAAATCTGTGGATAGTATTCCTGTCGTTTTACAAACATTGAATGATAGTGCTGTGCAGCGATGGACATTGAGCTTGCAACCTGCGGTTACTTATAGAGATGATCAAGTTGTAGGATTCTTTAATAGAAATAATCCATCGCTAGGCTCGGTTGCTTTTGACGAAGGTTTAAGTATTCCTTTAGAATGGGGCGCAAATAAAGGTAAAGACTTATGGATTACACAAGATGCTTGGGATGGTAGTGCTTTACAATCTAACAATAAGTTTAAATGCACTGACTTTTTTCAGTACAGGAATTCTGTCATGATTCAACCTTCGAGAACAGATTGGAATCCGAACGATACCAAGAACATGACAAGGGTGGGGAGTCTGCAAAATAGACCCAAACAAATTTTTGATATCATTCCTAATACTGAGTGGGCCTGGCCATCTGCAGGTGTAGAAATCGGAAATCATGTATATGTACAATGTGGGGAAGGGAATGGTTTGGGACCGATTGTAAGTCAATCATTATATGATCTTACAGAAGCGCCCAACTATTTGTGGTCCGTTAAAAGAACGACTCCGGCAGGGATGACCAATGAGGTACAGATAAATTATTCTGCTGGGATGGTAAAAGATACGGTTGCCGGATATGTATATGTTTTTGGTACAATGGCAACAAGTTTTGGATACACATTAAATGTATATGTTGCGCGCTTTCCCATAACGGACCCAATGACTTGGACTTTTTGGAATGGGAGCAGCTGGGCGACTACACCTGATTCCGGGAATGAGGCTAGTATAGCATCAGAGCTAGGTACAGCTTATGTTACTTATGTAAAAGGAAAATATGTTTTAGTAACGATGGACCAGGGCTTCAATTGCGGTGATGCAACGCGTAACATTTATGTAGCTACATCCAATAGCCCAACAGGCGCCTTTACTTCAAGGAAAGAGGTATATACGATTACAGAATATCTTTATGGCAGTTATGCACGTTATTATACAGTGAGTATTCATCCCGAATTTGACAATGGTCATAATGAATTATTGGTGACCTATTGTTTAAACTTTTCAGGTTGCGCTGTTAATTACTGTGTAAACGGGTTTATTGACCCTTATTTTTATAGGGTAAAGGGAATAAGAATCCCTTACAATGTAATCGGCCTTTAA